The Columba livia isolate bColLiv1 breed racing homer chromosome 18, bColLiv1.pat.W.v2, whole genome shotgun sequence genome includes a region encoding these proteins:
- the LOC102095538 gene encoding myosin heavy chain, skeletal muscle, adult → MSSDAEMAVFGEAAPYLRKSEKERIAAQNKPFDAKSSVFVVHPKESFVKGTIQSRESGKVTVKTEAGETLTVKDDQVFSMNPPKYDKVEDMAMMTHLHEPAVLYNLKERYAAWMIYTYSGLFCVTVNPYKWLPVYNPEVVLAYRGKKRSEAPPHIFSISDNAYQFMLTDRENQSILITGESGAGKTVNTKRVIQYFATIAASGEKKKDEPGKMQGTLEDQIISANPLLEAFGNAKTVRNDNSSRFGKFIRIHFGATGKLASADIETYLLEKSRVTFQLKAERSYHIFYQVTSNKKPELIEMLLITTNPYDYPFVSQGEITVPSIDDKEELMATDSAIDILGFTADEKTAIYKLTGAVMHYGNLKFKQKPREEQAEPDGTEVADKAAYLMGLNSADMLKALCYPRVKVGNEYVTKGQTAQQVHNAVGALAKAVYERMFLWMVVRINQQLDTKQPRQYFIGVLDIAGFEIFDFNSFEQLCINFTNEKLQQFFNHHMFVLEQEEYKKEGIEWTFIDFGMDLAACIELIEKPMGIFSILEEECMFPKATDTSFKNKLYDQHLGKSANFQKPKPTKGKVEAHFSLIHYAGTVDYNITGWLEKNKDPLNETVIGLYQKSSLKTLALLFANYGGAEAEASAGKKGSKKKGSSFQTVSALFRENLNKLMTNLRSTHPHFVRCIIPNETKTPGAMEHELVLHQLRCNGVLEGIRICRKGFPNRVLYADFKQRYKVLNASAIPEGQFIDSKKACEKLLGSIDIDHTQYKFGHTKVFFKAGLIGLLEEMRDEKLAQLITRTQARCRGFLMRMEYQRMVERRESIFCIQYNIRAFMNVKHWPWMKLFFKIKPLLKSAESEKEMANMKQEFEKTKEELAKSEAKRKELEQKMVKLVQEKNDLQLQVQAEADALADAEERCDQLIKTKIQLEAKVKEVTERAEDEEEINAELTAKKRKLEDECSELKKDIDDLELTLAKVEKEKHATENKVKNLTEEMAALDETIVKLTKEKKALQEAHQQTLDDLQAEEDKVNTLTKAKTKLEQQVDDLEGSLEQEKKLRMDLERAKRKLEGDLKLAQDSIMDLENDKQQLDEKLKKKDFEISQIQSKIEDEQLLGIQLQKKIKELQARIEELEEEIEAERTSRAKAEKHRADLSRELEEISERLEEAGGATAAQIEMNKKREAEFQKMRRDLEEATLQHEATAAALRKKHADSTAELGEQIDNLQRVKQKLEKEKSELKMEIDDLASNMESVSKAKANLEKMCRTLEDQLNEIKTKEEQNQRMISDLSAQRARLQTESGEFARQVDEKDALISQLSRGKQAFTQQIEELKRQLEEEIKAKNALAHALQSARHDCDLLREQYEEEQEAKGELQRALSKANSEVAQWRTKYETDAIQRTEELEEAKKKLAQRLQEAEEHVEAVNAKCASLEKTKQRLQNEVEDLMIDVERSNAACAALDKKQKNFDKILAEWKQKYEETQAELEASQKESRSLSTELFKMKNAYEESLDHLETLKRENKNLQQEISDLTEQIAEGGKAIHELEKVKKQIEQEKSEIQAALEEAEASLEHEEGKILRLQLELNQVKSEIDRKIAEKDEEIDQMKRNHLRIVESLQSSLDAEIRSRNEALRLKKKMEGDLNEMEIQLSHANRVAAEAQKNLRNTQGVLKDTQIHLDDALRTQEDLKEQVAMVERRANLLQAEIEELRAALEQTERSRKLAEQELLDATERVQLLHTQNTSLINTKKKLETDITQIQSEMEDTIQEARNAEEKAKKAITDAAMMAEELKKEQDTSAHLERMKKNLDQTVKDLQLRLDEAEQLALKGGKKQIQKLEARVRELEGEVDAEQKRSAEAVKGVRKYERRVKELTYQSEEDRKNILRLQDLVDKLQMKVKSYKRQSEEAEELSNVNLSKFRKIQHELEEAEERADIAESQVNKLRAKSREFHRKIEGEE, encoded by the exons ATGTCGTCAGATGCTGAGATGGCCGTTTTTGGGGAGGCGGCTCCTTACCTCCGAAAATCAGAGAAGGAGAGAATTGCAGCCCAAAACAAGCCGTTTGATGCCAAGTCATCCGTCTTTGTGGTGCATCCCAAGGAATCCTTTGTGAAAGGGACAATCCAGAGTAGGGAATCAGGGAAGGTCACTGTCAAGACTGAAGCTGGAGAG ACCCTGACCGTCAAGGATGATCAAGTCTTCTCCATGAACCCTCCCAAGTATGACAAAGTGGAGGACATGGCCATGATGACCCACCTCCACGAACCCGCTGTGCTGTACAACCTCAAAGAGCGTTATGCAGCCTGGATGATCTAC ACCTACTCGGGTCTCTTCTGCGTCACCGTCAACCCCTACAAGTGGCTGCCGGTGTACAACCCGGAGGTGGTGTTGGCCTACAGAGGCAAGAAGCGCAGTGAGGCCCCTCCACAcatcttctccatctctgacaACGCCTATCAGTTCATGTTGACTG ATCGCGAGAACCAGTCAATCCTGATCAC CGGAGAATCCGGTGCAGGGAAGACTGTGAACACCAAGCGTGTCATCCAGTACTTTGCAACAATTGCAGCCAgtggggagaagaagaaggatgaGCCTGGCAAAATGCAG GGAACGCTTGAGGATCAAATCATCAGCGCCAACCCACTGCTGGAGGCCTTTGGAAACGCCAAGACTGTGAGGAACGACAACTCCTCACGCTTT GGCAAATTCATCAGAATCCACTTTGGAGCCACAGGCAAACTGGCTTCTGCAGACATTGAAACTT ATCTGCTGGAGAAGTCCAGAGTCACTTTCCAGCTCAAGGCGGAAAGAAGCTACCACATCTTCTATCAGGTCACCTCCAACAAGAAGCCGGAGCTAATTG aaatgctcCTCATCACTACCAACCCATATGACTACCCTTTTGTGAGTCAAGGTGAAATCACGGTTCCCAGCATTGATGACAAGGAAGAGCTGATGGCTACAGAT AGTGCCATTGACATCCTGGGCTTCACTGCTGATGAAAAGACTGCCATCTACAAGCTGACAGGGGCCGTCATGCACTATGGGAATTTGAAGTTCAAGCAGAAACCAagagaggagcaggcagagcctGATGGCACAGAAG TTGCTGACAAGGCTGCCTATTTAATGGGTCTGAATTCAGCTGACATGCTCAAGGCCCTCTGCTACCCCCGTGTCAAGGTTGGGAATGAATATGTGACCAAGGGTCAAACTGCGCAGCAG gTGCACAATGCCGTAGGTGCCCTGGCAAAAGCTGTCTATGAGAGGATGTTTCTGTGGATGGTTGTTCGCATCAACCAACAGCTGGATACCAAGCAGCCCAGACAGTACTTCATTGGTGTCCTGGACATTGCTGGCTTTGAGATCTTTGAT tttaaCAGCTTTGAGCAGCTGTGTATCAACTTCACCAATGAGAAACTGCAACAGTTCTTCAACCACCACATGTtcgtgctggagcaggaggagtaCAAGAAGGAAGGAATTGAATGGACATTCATAGATTTTGGGATGGACCTGGCTGCCTGCATTGAGCTCATTGAGAAG CCCATGGGCATCTTCTCCATACTGGAAGAGGAGTGCATGTTCCCCAAGGCAACTGACACCTCTTTCAAGAACAAGCTCTATGACCAACATCTGGGCAAGTCCGCTAACTTTCAGAAACCCAAACCTACCAAAGGGAAGGTTGAGGCTCACTTCTCTCTGATACACTACGCGGGTACGGTGGACTACAACATCACTGGCTGGCTGGAGAAGAACAAGGACCCTCTGAACGAAACTGTCATTGGGTTGTACCAGAAATCGTCACTGAAAACATTGGCCTTACTCTTTGCCAATTATGGTGGAGCTGAAGCAG AGGCTAGTGCTGGGAAGAAAGGTAGCAAGAAGAAAGGTTCTTCCTTCCAGACTGTCTCAGCTCTTTTCCGG GAGAATTTAAACAAGCTCATGACCAATCTGAGAAGCACCCACCCTCATTTTGTACGCTGCATCAtcccaaatgaaacaaaaactcCAG GTGCCATGGAGCATGAACTAGTGCTTCATCAGCTGCGGTGTAATGGCGTGCTGGAAGGGATCAGAATTTGCAGAAAAGGATTTCCCAACAGAGTCCTGTATGCAGATTTTAAACAGAG ATACAAAGTTTTAAATGCAAGTGCTATCCCCGAGGGACAGTTCATTGACAGCAAGAAGGCTTGTGAGAAACTTCTTGGGTCAATTGATATAGACCACACTCAGTACAAATTTGGGCACACCAAG GTGTTCTTCAAAGCTGGGCTGATAGGCCTCTTGGAAGAGATGAGGGATGAGAAGCTGGCACAGCTCATCACCCGCACACAGGCCAGGTGCAGGGGCTTCCTGATGAGAATGGAATACCAGAGAATGGTGGAGAGGAG GGAGTCCATCTTCTGCATCCAGTACAACATCCGTGCATTCATGAATGTGAAGCACTGGCCCTGGATGAAGTTGTTCTTCAAGATCAAGCCCTTGCTGAAGAGCGCAGAATCTGAGAAAGAGATGGCCAACATGAAACAAGAGTTTGAGAAAACCAAGGAAGAGCTTGCGAAGTCTGAGGCAAAgaggaaggagctggagcagaaaATGGTGAAACTGGTGCAGGAGAAAAATGACCTGCAGCTCCAAGTGCAGGCG GAAGCGGATGCTTTGGCTGATGCTGAGGAAAGATGTGACCAGCtcatcaaaaccaaaatccagCTGGAAGCTAAAGTTAAAGAGGTGACTGAGAGGGCtgaggatgaggaagaaattaatgCTGAGCTGACAGCCAAGAAAAGGAAACTGGAGGATGAATGTTCAGAACTGAAGAAGGATATTGATGACCTTGAGTTAACACTGGCCAAggttgaaaaggaaaaacatgccACCGAAAACAAG GTGAAAAACCTGACAGAGGAGATGGCAGCTCTGGACGAGACCATTGTGAAGctgacaaaagagaagaaagcccTCCAAGAGGCCCATCAGCAGACACTGGATGACCTGCAGGCAGAAGAGGACAAAGTCAATACGCTGACCAAAGCCAAGACCAAGCTGGAGCAGCAAGTGGATGAT CTGGAAGGATCCCTGGAGCAAGAGAAGAAACTGCGCATGGACCTTGAGAGAGCTAAGAGGAAACTGGAAGGAGACCTGAAGCTGGCCCAAGACAGCATAATGGACTTGGAAAATGacaagcagcagctggatgagAAACTAAAGAA GAAAGACTTTGAAATCAGCCAGATCCAGAGCAAAATCGAGGATGAGCAACTTCTAGGCATCCAGTTACAGAAGAAGATCAAGGAGCTTCAG GCCCGTATTGAGGAACTGGAGGAGGAAATTGAGGCCGAGCGAACCTCTCGGGCAAAAGCCGAGAAGCATCGCGCTGACCTCTCCAGGGAGCTAGAGGAGATCAGCGAGCGCCTGGAAGAAGCAGGAGGGGCCACGGCAGCTCAGATTGAGATGAACAAGAAGCGTGAGGCAGAGTTTCAGAAGATGCGTCGCGACCTGGAAGAGGCCACGCTGCAGCACGAAGCCACGGCTGCCGCCCTGCGCAAGAAGCACGCGGACAGCACAGCTGAGCTTGGGGAGCAGATCGACAACCTGCAGCGAGTGaagcagaagctggagaaggagaagagtgAGCTGAAGATGGAGATTGATGACTTGGCCAGTAACATGGAGTCTGTCTCCAAAGCCAAG GCGAACCTGGAGAAGATGTGCCGCACTCTGGAAGACCAACTGAATGAGattaaaacaaaggaagaacagAATCAGCGCATGATCAGCGACCTCAGTGCTCAAAGAGCTCGTCTGCAGACAGAATCTG GTGAATTTGCACGCCAGGTGGACGAAAAGGATGCTTTGATTTCTCAGCTGTCTAGAGGAAAACAGGCTTTCACCCAGCAGATTGAAGAACTGAAACGACAacttgaggaagaaataaag GCCAAGAACGCCCTGGCCCACGCCCTGCAGTCTGCTCGCCACGACTGTGACTTGCTCCGGGAACAAtatgaggaggagcaggaagccAAGGGGGAGCTGCAGCGTGCGCTGTCCAAGGCCAACAGCGAAGTGGCCCAGTGGAGAACCAAATACGAGACTGACGCTATTCAGCGCacggaggagctggaggaggccaA GAAGAAGCTGGCACAGCGCCTGCAGGAGGCAGAGGAACATGTTGAAGCTGTGAATGCCAAATGTGCCTCCCTGgaaaagacaaagcagaggctgcagaaTGAAGTGGAGGACCTGATGATTGATGTGGAGAGATCAAATGCTGCCTGCGCAGCTCTGGATAAGAAGCAGAAGAACTTTGACAAG ATCCTGGCAGAATGGAAGCAGAAGTACGAGGAGACACAGGCTGAGCTGGAAGCCTCCCAGAAGGAGTCTCGCTCTCTCAGCACGGAGCTCTTTAAGATGAAGAATGCCTATGAGGAGTCCTTGGACCACCTGGAAACGCTGAAGCGGGAGAACAAGAACTTGCAGC AGGAGATTTCCGACCTCACGGAGCAGAttgcagagggaggaaaggcgATTCATGAGCTGGAGAAAGTCAAGAAGCAGATTGAGCAGGAGAAATCTGAAATCCAGGCTGCTCTGGAGGAAGCTGAG GCCTCCCTGGAACATGAAGAGGGGAAGATCCTGCGCCTCCAGCTTGAGCTGAACCAGGTGAAGTCGGAGATTGACAGGAAGATAGCAGAGAAAGATGAGGAGATTGACCAGATGAAGAGAAACCACCTCAGAATTGTGGAGTCCTTGCAGAGCAGCCTGGACGCTGAGATCAGGAGCAGGAATGAAGCCCTGAGGCTGAAGAAGAAGATGGAGGGAGACCTGAATGAAATGGAGATCCAGCTGAGCCATGCCAACCGCGTGGCTGCAGAGGCACAAAAGAACCTGAGGAACACCCAGGGAGTGCTCAAG GATACCCAGATACACTTGGACGATGCTCTGAGGACACAGGAGGACCTGAAGGAGCAGGTGGCCATGGTGGAGCGCAGAGCAAACCTGTTGCAGGCTGAAATTGAGGAGCTACGGGCAGCTCTGGAGCAGACGGAGCGTTCGAGGAAACTGGCTGAGCAGGAGCTTCTGGATGCCACTGAACGTGTGCAGCTCCTCCATACCCAG AACACCAGCTTGATCAACACCAAGAAGAAGCTGGAAACAGACATTACCCAAATTCAGAGTGAAATGGAGGATACGATCCAGGAAGCCCGCAATGCTGAAGAGAAAGCCAAGAAGGCCATCACAGAT GCAGCCATGATGGCAGAAGAGCTGAAGAAGGAGCAGGACACCAGCGCCCACCTGGAGAGGATGAAGAAGAACCTGGACCAGACGGTGAAGGATTTACAGCTCCGTTTGGATGAGGCTGAGCAGTTGGCCCTGAAGGGAGGCAAGAAGCAAATCCAGAAGCTGGAGGCCAGA GTGCGGGAGCTGGAAGGGGAGGTTGATGCTGAGCAGAAGCGCAGCGCTGAAGCCGTGAAGGGTGTGCGCAAGTACGAGAGGAGGGTGAAGGAGCTGACCTACCAG TCCGAGGAAGACCGGAAGAATATTCTTAGGCTCCAGGATCTGGTGGACAAGCTGCAAATGAAGGTGAAATCCTATAAGAGACAATCTGAAGAGGCT GAGGAACTGTCCAACGTCAACCTCTCCAAGTTCCGCAAGATCCAGCACGAGCTGGAGGAAGCCGAGGAGCGGGCTGACATTGCAGAGTCGCAGGTCAACAAGCTCCGAGCGAAGAGCCGGGAGTTTCATAGGAAGATAGAAGGAGAAGAGTGA